GACAGCCGCTCCGCGAGCTCGAGGGCGAAGTACGTCAGCACGACCGAGGCGCCCGCGCGGCGGATGCAGAGCACCGACTCCATCGCCGCGGCGTCACCGTCGATCCAGCCGCGCTCGGCGGCGGCGCGCACCATCGCGTACTCCCCCGACACCTGGTAGGCGGCGACGGGCACCGGCACCCGCGCGGCCGCCGCCGCGACGATGTCGAGGTAGGCGAGGGCGGGCTTGACCATGACGAGGTCGGCCCCCTGCTGGACGTCGAGGTCGATCTCGCGCAGCGCCTCGAGCCGGTTGGCGGGGTCCTGCTGGTACGTGCGGCGGTCGCCCTCCAGGCTCGACTGCACCGCCTCGCGGAAGGGGCCGTAGAACGCCGACGCGTACTTCGCGGCGTAGGCGAGCACGACGGTGTCGGTGAGGCCGGCCCCGTCGAGCGCGGTGCGGATCTCGCCGACCTGGCCGTCCATCATCCCGGAGGGGGCGACGACGTGGGCGCCGGCGCGGGCCTGCGCGACCGCCATGGCCGCGTAGATCTCGTTCGTCAGGTCGTTGTCGACCCGACCGCGGTCGTCGAGCACGCCGCAGTGGCCGTGGTCGGTGAACTCGTCGAGGCACGTGTCGGCCATGACGAGCAGGTCGTCGCCCACCGTCTCGCGCACGACGCCGAGCCCGACGTTGAGGATGCCGCCGGGGTCGGTCGCGCCGCTGCCGACGGCGTCCTTGTGCTGCGGGACGCCGAAGAGCATGAGGCCGCCGAGGCCGGCGTCACGCGCCTGCTCCGCCACCGTGCGCAGCGAGGCGAGCGAGTGCTGCGAGACCCCGGGCATGCTCGAGATCGGTCGCGGCGCGTCGAGGCCCTCGGCCACGAACACCGGAAGCACGAGGTCTCGCGGGTGCAGCCGGGTCTCGGCCACCATCTCTCGCACGACGGGGTTCTGGCGCAGCCTCCGGGGTCGCTCGATCACACCGGCCGCCTCAGCGGGCGCGGCGACGCGAGGCCGGCCGCTTGTCGCTCGGGCGCTGCACGGGCTGGCCCGACTCGGCCGCAGCGACCGCGATGCCGACGCCGTGGCCGGCCAGGGCGTCGACGAGGCTGAGGGCAGAGGCCTCGGGCGCGAGCACGTCGACCCGCAGGCCGTGCTCCTGCGCCGTCTTCGCCGTGGCCGGGCCGATGCAGGCGACGACCGTCGCCGGATGCGGCTTGCCGGCGATCCCGACGAGGTTGCGCACCGTCGAGCTCGAGGTGAAGACGACGGCGTCGTAGTCGCCGCCCTTGATGGCGTCGCGGATCTCGGCGGCCGGCGGCGCGGCCCGGACCGTGCGGTAGGCGGTGACGTCGTCGACCTCCCAGCCCATGTCGCGCAGGCCGGCGACGAGGGTCTCGGTGGCGATGTCGGCGCGCGGCAGCAGGACCCGGTTGATGGGGTCGAGCAGCTCGTCGAAGTCGGGCCACTCCTCGAGCAGACCGGCGGCCGACTGCTCCCCGCTCGGCACGAGGTCGGCGTTGATGCCCCACTCCCGCAGGGCCTCGGCGGTCACCCCACC
This is a stretch of genomic DNA from Terracoccus luteus. It encodes these proteins:
- the hemB gene encoding porphobilinogen synthase, with the translated sequence MIERPRRLRQNPVVREMVAETRLHPRDLVLPVFVAEGLDAPRPISSMPGVSQHSLASLRTVAEQARDAGLGGLMLFGVPQHKDAVGSGATDPGGILNVGLGVVRETVGDDLLVMADTCLDEFTDHGHCGVLDDRGRVDNDLTNEIYAAMAVAQARAGAHVVAPSGMMDGQVGEIRTALDGAGLTDTVVLAYAAKYASAFYGPFREAVQSSLEGDRRTYQQDPANRLEALREIDLDVQQGADLVMVKPALAYLDIVAAAAARVPVPVAAYQVSGEYAMVRAAAERGWIDGDAAAMESVLCIRRAGASVVLTYFALELAERLSGLRPARH